GCAgggtgcaggagctgggcatgctcTGAATGTCACCCCCCGCAAGGCCGTGATAAGAAATGTTGCTTCTTTAACTCTGCATGTGTTTTATCTCCAATTCAGAATATCTTTTCTGGCACAGGTGTCGCACATCTTCTCAATGGTACCCAGGACAGGGCTCCCTTCCCCGCCAGGATGGCTGGAGTGCggtgcacagccagtgtggaCTGGACCCTGGTTACAATCCACTTAGAGCCATCTTTCTTGATGGCGCATAGCAGGACAATTGGTCTTTCCTGGGTACCAGTACGCCTGGAAtaaagctgcaggcacaagccagAAGCACCTGTGAGGTGCAAAAagtccagtgcagggtggcaggagtttcccgtggatggcagggaagggccaGGAAGGGAAGATAAGGGAAGAAGACCAGTCCTGGCATGGGCAAGCAGAGAGGGGAAAGTGCGGGAGGGAGGAAAAGTGTAGATTTGTTTGCGGGGAAGAGGCTGTGCACGAGGATGGCTTCCAACAGGATGGCATAGTCCCTTTTAGGGGTAGGCGTCCCCCCATCGAGGGCAGCGACTGCAGTTTGAGGCAGCGAGGGACATCAATCGGAGGAGACGCAGGAGACCTAAGCACCGGAGCCGGAGGGAGGAGTGCGGCGTCACCAGGGCCTGTGAGCACCCGcccagcagcgctccatcccGCAGGGCAGGTGAGAGGGCTGCAGCGCTGCGGGGGCTTCCCATCTCTGTGCAGGAAATGCAGAATTGGACAGGAAATCCAGCCCTGcaatgtgggcactcagcccctggtGCTCCCTCACACCACTTCCAGTGGGGTTGGACACATCCCTAGGTGCtgaagctccccacccctcccagctcagccagtgctgcccagacTGAGTGTGTAGGGAGCCCAAAGCTGTGGCGCTGCTGGGTTCCTGCAGCACCCAGGGAAGAggtccctgccctcctctccttGGCATTCCCGACTCCCAGGGGCATCAGCCCATGGCCAAACATGTGCTGAGGGGAGGAGTAGAGCTGTGTGTccaacccagctgcaggtcttggACCCTGAGTCCAGGActctccccacctgccaaccCTAGTGCCAGGGATGCTGTGGGCATGGCTCTAACCCAGGGTTCACCTGCCTGTGTCCTCAATGAGCAGAGGAGGGGGTAGATACGTGTGAAGGGGATGCTTTGATCCCTAGTTGATGACTGCACCTGTTtggtgccaggatggacaggctgaggtGGGTGCTGAGAAGGAGGTCAGCCAAAGTGCTCTCCATGGGAGAAGAGAGCAGGagggagcctgggcaggagtATCGGGGCCCCACCTGCCGTGACGAGGAGGGGCCCATCAGGGCAAAGAGGTGGCTGTGCTCCATCTGCTGCCAAAGAAAAccggcagctcccagcagcaggggaaaggaggaaaagacATCAGCCACCTCCAAGTCCAAATGGAGGTGGCCGTGGGTGCGCATGGGTAGTCAGGAGCCAGCACCATCAGAGCACCAGGCACCCGAAGAGGCGTGCAGCTCCCCTCCTGGGTCCTCgagcagcctggagcccggccctgcagccctgcagcaggaggcagccccctgctgagccagggacgAGGGCCCAGccgccctggggcaggagctgagccaggcccacagcagcccctgcttgaGCCTCAGCTCCTCCTGGGATGCCTGGCACACATCCCAGGGGTCcgggagcaccagccccagcaccagctcctcctcagAGGACCCTGAAAACTCCCCGGAGGCTGAAAGCACCAACACGAGCAGCACCTCCTCCTCGGAGGACACTGATAGCTCGGAGGAGTCCGACACTACCAGGTtgaccagcagctcctcctcggagGACTGCAGTAGCTCCCTGGAGTCCAGGACCAGCCTGGCCCCCGGTGACACCTGCGCAGGTGAGGGGAGGCGCTGTGCCTGGAAGTCTCAGCATCTTTCACTAAGTGAGGCCAGCTGgaccctccatggggctgggcagggggatcctggccaaggtgagggggctgagcTGCACCTCTCCCTGGCACGTCCTGGGGTAGACAGTGGACTCTAGTGCTCGTGGAAGCAAGACACCATCTCTTCCCCTGAtacccacttcccttcccctcaggggCACACCAGTaaccctctcccctttcctccctgtgcAGTGATTCCCAGCCCGGCCGGCGAGgaggtggaggaagaggaggatgaagaggaggaggagtaagATGGAAGGTCCCCGGAAGAAGCTGCCCTCTtccttgtgaagaaacacctgCAGGACCCAGAGGAGCTATGAAACTTCCCCAGCGGAGCCGGCACCCAGTCAGTCCTCCATTCTGCCATGCAGCCCATGGCAGGAGTTCACCCCCTGGGACTGGGAGCACGCAAGGGGACACACTTAGCCCAGGGGCGCTGCTCGAGGTGGGTGTTTgtgaagccccagctgggtccctccctccaaggacactgccctgctctttaTAACGCCTGCCCCGAGGAGATGCATCTCAGCACTGTGGGGTCAGAGGAGGCCTGAGTCTCACGGGGTTTGGAGAAGCCTGCTTTAGCCCTGGTCTTGCTCCTGGTAGATGCTGGATGGGAAGGACAGGCAGCGCTTCCTGCTGGCCATCATTAGCATGACCATCGCCACGGACCAGAGCAGAGAggtggctgtggagctggagggCCTGAAAGCGACTGTGCTGGACAGGATCATGGCGAGTAGCATGGgatggcatggggaaagggaaggaatggAAATACTGTCTTGTGagaccaggaaggaggggagaggtgtggggggatgaGAGGGAGAAGGGCAAGTGCACCTGGCCCTGGGCATTGGGGAATCCTGCATCTTGAGGGCAAGGGAAgggtgggatcaggagaggtTTGAGTGCCATGCTTGCAAggctgtgggagggagagggccagcccagctgggtgggtgggagggggctggttgggatccttccccctgcacctgcagcactgggtggtctCCCATGCGGGATGTGGCTGTTCTTACCTCCCCGTCCCCTTTGGGTCTCACAGGACCTGATGGAGAACATCTCAGTGGAGGCTGACCGAAAACACATCCTGGCGTACAGCATAGACGCCATCCGTTGCCTCAGGTACGGGGACCTCTGCCCGACTGTCCTCGCTCTGCCATGGGCCAGGGGGATACCCACTGCTCAGGCCCAGCTTTCCAGGCTGTTTTCTGACcaccccagtgccacccctgccccgcatAGCTCAGTCTGACACAGTTCCCTCTCTCACAGCGACCCGAAgctcagcctggagccagcactggagTCGCGCCTCCTGCGGGCCGCCGTGGACAAGAGCTTCCTGGCCATAGGGCGTGAGACCCATCGCAAGGCAGGTAGGTCCCCCTGCCGCTGCCATGTCCCACAAGCAACCGCTGGCAGGGGATGCCCCAGGCTCCGTGGCACTGACCCTCGggtctgcctccccttccagGTCATGCAGCGGCTGTATGAGGAGTACCTGGAGGGCCTGCTGTGCTGTGTCTTGTCCagcgcccccagcctgggcaagcTCTACTCCATCTGGGAGGTGAGAATGATGCAGAGGGTCTGGGCTCAGGCCGGGACAGCTCTTGCCCTCTGCACTGCAGTAAGCCTCACTCAAACAAAGCCCCAGCTTGAAACTCGGGCCCTGAGGAGGATGTTGCCAAGGTTGCTGGGTTCGGCAGGGCACTTACCCATTGATCTTAACATCTTCCTCCCATAGCACTTTACGTCATGGATTGAGGCCCCGGATGCCCAGCACCGTGCACTGGGCATGAAGATCATCACCGGCATCCTTGCCTttgctgtgcagctcctcccacagTTTGAGGTCAGTGAGCCCCGACCCCAGTGTCCTGGTCCCCTGCCTTTGCCAGGGCGCTCCTGGGAAAGTGGGATCAGAGCTGGACAAGGAGCTTCACTCCAGGGCCTCAGTGGTGCCCCCTGGCTCTTTATGCATCTCTTTTTCATGGCCTGCTCTGGGCATGGTCAGCCCTGGACATGGGGCCTACTAGCCCTGGAGCATGAGGCACAGGGAATCATCCTGGGGCCCTGAtcaagtccctgggctgcaggtttCCATGGGAAGAGATGGGTATCATTCTCTGGATGGTCTCCACCTCCCCGCCCTCCTACTGGATAATGCGGAGACGTGGAGAGAGAGAACTGGGCCTGGGGATgtattggggaaggaaggtgggacaTGCATGAACTCCCTGCTCTTCTCACCCTGCTTAGGGCTCCCCTGACATGCCGGAGGTGGAGGACATGGCAGCCCGCCTGGGTCTGCCCATCAACGACCCGGAGGAGACCATCAAGGCCAGGGCGTGCATGTATTTGCTTGCTCAAATCCTCCTTCATCAGAGGGGTAAAGAGACCCAGCTGGAGTACAAGGCTCTGATGCCAGCAGTTTGCCTCCAAAAGCCTGGTCCCAGGTGCTGGGCCAGACActgtgtctctctctgtctgttttCGACCCGGGGACAACTTAGGCTATCAGAGTTAATGATTTGGGCCTCTTCACCTCAGTGCCCAGCTGTGGTACTgcagcctgtgctaatgcaccaGTCTAGGGTGTCCCATGGGGGCACCAGGAAGCCCATCCCCAAGCCCCCAGCCCAGACTGGTCCAAGGATGTCTGGTCCATATTGGCTCCTGCCGAATGATGACCTCCCTGTGGGGACCCTGCCCTTCACGGTGCCAGAagggcagccagagccccactgGGTGGACATTGAGCACTAAAGCTAGGATGGCAGCTCAGAGCCATGTGTCTACACTTCTCCTAGGCCAAGACATGCAAGGGGCAGAGGAGCTGCGGTGCAAGCGCCAGatggagcagagccaggtccAGAACTACAGAGACCTGGCGAGAGTGGGAGAGGTGAGGATGCTGTGAAGAAGGGATGCGGAGAAAGGTCTGATACTTCTCTCCAGCCCGCTGGGGTCTTCCTGCGGTGGTTTAGAGCCTTGCAAGTGTCCAGGGTGatgtggtgccaggccccagagATGCAGCCCGGCTGTG
This genomic window from Alligator mississippiensis isolate rAllMis1 chromosome 2, rAllMis1, whole genome shotgun sequence contains:
- the LOC106738877 gene encoding uncharacterized protein LOC106738877 — its product is MQRLYEEYLEGLLCCVLSSAPSLGKLYSIWEHFTSWIEAPDAQHRALGMKIITGILAFAVQLLPQFEGSPDMPEVEDMAARLGLPINDPEETIKARACMYLLAQILLHQRGQDMQGAEELRCKRQMEQSQVQNYRDLARVGEGLRRILLEEQRRSFLQRALHAVHNGPRHISQAGLVFLYAILGEASCLMQHKEKEIPIRVLNKIFIITCLKELPKDLQGNSLLVTSSSALTSLQLPTLAPAATPANHLHPDSTSLSEDDLPNLTGSPAAT